In Melitaea cinxia chromosome 4, ilMelCinx1.1, whole genome shotgun sequence, a single genomic region encodes these proteins:
- the LOC123670146 gene encoding uncharacterized protein LOC123670146 isoform X1, producing the protein MPASSIDLYHMQDAKNNFVAMRPAPVCTETNMFMGQCPNIHISTNCYYGFHDPKSVENTHGNADCEMMEVPHAQEDKATNPPQANARKRSAEDSTYPQNKRLREEVQIKKRIDPETTEKKKLETNSEDLLEALYWNIHGGNYFHLL; encoded by the exons ATGCCAGCCAGCAGTATTGATCTGTACCATATGCAAGAtgccaaaaataattttgtagcgATGCGACCTGCGCCTGTTTGCACCGAAACTAACATGTTTATGGGTCAATGTCCGAACATTCACATATCAACCAATTGCTATTATGGTTTTCATGACCCTAAGAGTGTAGAAAACACACATGGCAATGCCGATTGTGAAATGATGGAGGTGCCACATGCTCAAGAGGACAAAGCTACAAATCCACCTCAAGCGAACGCTCGAAAACGAAGTGCCGAAGACAGCACGTATCCACAAAATAAACGCCTTCGAGAAG AAgtacaaataaagaaaagaatAGATCCTGAGACAACTGAGAAAAAGAAACTGGAAACTAATTCAGAAGATTTATTGGAAGCTCTTTATTGGAATATACACGGAGGGAACTATTTTCATTTGTTATAG
- the LOC123670146 gene encoding uncharacterized protein LOC123670146 isoform X2, whose product MRPAPVCTETNMFMGQCPNIHISTNCYYGFHDPKSVENTHGNADCEMMEVPHAQEDKATNPPQANARKRSAEDSTYPQNKRLREEVQIKKRIDPETTEKKKLETNSEDLLEALYWNIHGGNYFHLL is encoded by the exons ATGCGACCTGCGCCTGTTTGCACCGAAACTAACATGTTTATGGGTCAATGTCCGAACATTCACATATCAACCAATTGCTATTATGGTTTTCATGACCCTAAGAGTGTAGAAAACACACATGGCAATGCCGATTGTGAAATGATGGAGGTGCCACATGCTCAAGAGGACAAAGCTACAAATCCACCTCAAGCGAACGCTCGAAAACGAAGTGCCGAAGACAGCACGTATCCACAAAATAAACGCCTTCGAGAAG AAgtacaaataaagaaaagaatAGATCCTGAGACAACTGAGAAAAAGAAACTGGAAACTAATTCAGAAGATTTATTGGAAGCTCTTTATTGGAATATACACGGAGGGAACTATTTTCATTTGTTATAG
- the LOC123670146 gene encoding uncharacterized protein LOC123670146 isoform X3 — MRPAPVCTETNMFMGQCPNIHISTNCYYGFHDPKSVENTHGNADCEMMEVPHAQEDKATNPPQANARKRSAEDSTYPQNKRLREEGMVPTPSNYNPCLLRPTHNNPDISRCLMVHMI, encoded by the exons ATGCGACCTGCGCCTGTTTGCACCGAAACTAACATGTTTATGGGTCAATGTCCGAACATTCACATATCAACCAATTGCTATTATGGTTTTCATGACCCTAAGAGTGTAGAAAACACACATGGCAATGCCGATTGTGAAATGATGGAGGTGCCACATGCTCAAGAGGACAAAGCTACAAATCCACCTCAAGCGAACGCTCGAAAACGAAGTGCCGAAGACAGCACGTATCCACAAAATAAACGCCTTCGAGAAG AGGGTATGGTGCCAACGCCTTCAAACTACAATCCATGCTTACTGCGTCCCACCCACAACAATCCAGATATATCTCGTTGTCTCATGGTCCATATGatataa